A genomic window from Sorex araneus isolate mSorAra2 chromosome 2, mSorAra2.pri, whole genome shotgun sequence includes:
- the SKOR1 gene encoding SKI family transcriptional corepressor 1, with protein MALLCGLGQVTLCLCSPRPPQSRHRIGFLVLSLFRRSGGMEALTTQLGPGREGSSSPNSKQELQPYSGSSALKPNQVGETSLYGVPIVSLVIDGQERLCLAQISNTLLKNYSYNEIHNRRVALGITCVQCTPVQLEILRRAGAMPISSRRCGMITKREAERLCKSFLGEHKPPKLPENFAFDVVHECAWGSRGSFIPARYNSSRAKCIKCGYCSMYFSPNKFIFHSHRTPEAKYTQPDAANFNSWRRHLKLSDKSATDELSHAWEDVKAMFNGGTRKRTFSLQGGGGAGGTSGGSGAPGKGGAGGGGAGGPGCGAELAPGPPPHKSLRCAEDEAAGPPGPPPPHPPRGLGLAAGAGGPAGPGGPGGGGGVRSYPVIPVPSKGFGLLQKLPPPLFPHPYGFPTAFGLCPKKDDPVLGAGEPKTGPGTASGAGAGAGSGAGGPGAGHLPPGAGAGPGGGAMFWGHQPSGAAKDAAAVAAAAAAATVYPTFPMFWPAAGTLPVPPYPAAQSQAKAVAAAVAAAAAAAAAAAGGGGPEPLDGSEPAKEGGLGAEERCPSALSRGPLDEDGGEETLPPALAPLPPPPPPPPARKGSYVSAFRPVVKDAESIAKLYGSARDAYGAGPARGPGPGAGAGGGYVSPDFLSEGSSSYHSASPDVDTADEPEVDVESNRFPDEESAQDEAEPGAPGPAGGADGDQSAGPPSAASSGVVDGPTDSPDGGSPRPRRRPGLAPAGRSAFADLAADDVVRRPERSPPSGCYELREPCGPLGGSAPAKVYAPERDEHVKSAATALGPAVSYLCTPEAHEPDKEDNHSTADDLETRKSYPDQRSISQPSPANTDRGEDGLTLDVTGTQLVEKDIENLARDELQKLLLEQMELRKKLEREFQSLKDNFQDQMKRELAYREEMVQQLQIVRDTLCNELDQERKARYAIQQKLKEAHDALHHFSCKMLTPRHCTGSCSFKPPLLP; from the exons ATGGCTttgctgtgtggccttgggcaagtcactctctgtctctgctccccgCGTCCTCCCCAGTCCCGACACCGGATTGGGTTCCTCG TGCTTTCTCTGTTTCGCAGGAGCGGCGGCATGGAGGCGCTCACCACTCAGCTGGGGCCGGGGCGTGAGGGAAGCTCCTCGCCCAACTCCAAACAGGAGCTGCAGCCCTACTCAGGCTCCAGCGCGCTCAAACCCAATCAGGTGGGCGAGACGTCGCTGTACGGGGTGCCGATCGTGTCTCTGGTCATCGACGGTCAGGAGCGCCTGTGCCTGGCGCAGATCTCCAACACCCTCCTCAAGAACTACAGTTACAATGAGATCCACAACCGCCGCGTGGCCCTGGGCATCACGTGCGTGCAGTGCACGCCGGTGCAGCTGGAGATTCTGCGTCGGGCAGGCGCCATGCCCATCTCCTCGCGCCGCTGCGGCATGATCACGAAGCGCGAGGCCGAGCGCCTGTGCAAGTCGTTCCTGGGCGAGCACAAGCCCCCCAAGCTGCCCGAGAACTTCGCCTTCGATGTGGTGCACGAGTGCGCGTGGGGGTCGCGCGGCAGCTTCATCCCGGCGCGCTACAACAGCTCGCGCGCCAAGTGCATCAAGTGCGGCTACTGCAGCATGTACTTCTCGCCCAACAAGTTCATCTTCCACTCGCACCGCACGCCCGAGGCCAAGTACACGCAGCCCGACGCCGCCAACTTCAACTCGTGGCGCCGCCACCTCAAACTCAGCGACAAGTCGGCCACCGACGAACTGAGCCACGCCTGGGAGGACGTCAAGGCCATGTTTAACGGTGGCACGCGCAAGAGGACCTTCTCTTTGcaaggcggcggcggcgcgggcggcacCAGCGGTGGCTCGGGCGCGCCGGGCaagggcggcgcgggcggcggcggcgcgggcggtcCCGGGTGCGGCGCCGAGCTGGCCCCGGGCCCACCGCCCCATAAAAGCCTGCGCTGCGCCGAGGACGAGGCGGCCGGGCCTCCCGGGCCGCCGCCACCGCACCCACCGCGGGGACTCGGGCTGGCGGCCGGAGCCGGTGGCCCCGCGGGCCCGGGagggcccggcggcggcgggggcgtgCGCAGTTACCCGGTCATCCCGGTGCCCAGCAAGGGCTTCGGCCTCCTGCAGAAGCTGCCGCCGCCGCTCTTCCCGCACCCCTACGGCTTCCCCACGGCCTTCGGCCTCTGCCCCAAGAAGGACGACCCGGTGCTGGGTGCGGGCGAGCCCAAGACCGGCCCGGGCACCGCtagcggcgcgggcgcgggcgctggCAGCGGCGCAGGAGGCCCCGGCGCGGGCCACTTGCCTCCGGGGGCCGGAGCCGGACCCGGCGGCGGCGCCATGTTCTGGGGTCACCAGCCCTCCGGGGCAGCCAAAGACGCGGCCGCCGTGGCCGCCGCGGCCGCGGCCGCCACCGTGTACCCGACGTTCCCCATGTTCTGGCCGGCGGCGGGCACCCTCCCCGTGCCGCCCTATCCCGCCGCGCAGAGCCAAGCCAAGGCCGTGGCGGCGGCcgtggcggcagcggcggcggcggcggcggcggcggccgggggagGCGGCCCCGAACCCCTGGACGGCTCCGAGCCGGCCAAGGAGGGCGGCCTGGGCGCCGAGGAGCGCTGCCCGAGCGCGCTGTCCCGCGGGCCGCTGGACGAGGACGGCGGGGAGGAGACGCTTCCGCCCGCcctggcccccctgcccccgccgccgccgccgccgccggcgcgCAAAGGTTCGTATGTGTCGGCCTTcaggccggtggtcaaggacgcCGAGAGCATCGCCAAGCTCTACGGGAGCGCGCGCGACGCCTACGGTGCGGGGCCTGCGCGCGGCCCGGGGCCTGGCGCGGGAGCCGGGGGCGGCTATGTGAGCCCGGACTTCCTGAGCGAGGGCAGCTCCAGCTACCACTCCGCCTCGCCCGACGTGGACACTGCCGACGAGCCCGAGGTGGACGTGGAGTCTAACCGCTTCCCCGACGAGGAGAGCGCCCAGGACGAGGCCGAGCCCGGCGCGCCGGGTCCGGCCGGCGGTGCGGACGGCGACCAGTCCGCAGGACCCCCGTCCGCCGCGTCGTCGGGCGTCGTGGACGGCCCCACGGACTCGCCCGACGGCGGCAGCCCTCGCCCCCGACGCCGCCCTGGGCTCGCCCCCGCCGGCCGCTCGGCCTTTGCGGATCTGGCGGCCGACGACGTGGTGCGGAGACCAGAGAGGAGCCCGCCGAGCGGCTGCTACGAGCTGCGGGAGCCTTGCGGGCCTCTGGGGGGCTCCGCGCCGGCCAAG GTGTACGCGCCCGAGCGGGACGAGCACGTGAAGAGCGCGGCCACCGCGCTGGGGCCCGCGGTCTCCTACCTCTGCACCCCCGAGGCCCACG AGCCAGATAAGGAAGACAATCATTCGACCGCTGACGATTTGGAAACCAGGAAATCCTACCCAGACCAAAGGAGTATCTCTCAGCCCAGCCCCGCAAATACCGACCGAG GTGAAGACGGGCTCACCCTGGATGTCACAGGAACGCAGCTAGTGGAGAAAGATATCGAGAACCTGGCCAGAG ACGAATTGCAAAAACTGCTCCTGGAGCAAATGGAGCTCCGCAAGAAGCTGGAGCGGGAGTTTCAGAGTCTCAAAG ATAATTTTCAGGATCAAATGAAGAGGGAATTGGCTTATCGAGAAGAAATGGTACAACAGCTGCAAATTGTCAGAG ACACCCTGTGCAATGAGCTGGACCAGGAGCGGAAGGCGCGCTACGCCATCCAGCAGAAGTTAAAAG AAGCCCACGACGCGCTGCACCACTTCTCCTGCAAGATGCTGACGCCCCGCCACTGCACCGGCAGCTGCTCCTTCAAGCCCCCGCTGTTGCCCTAG